The following proteins are encoded in a genomic region of Candidatus Eisenbacteria bacterium:
- a CDS encoding PaaI family thioesterase, with protein sequence MDTPEFWKAFGLCVASVNDGEATLEMDVPDWAMSPFGAVHGGAISMFFDTALAVAIVSRLSSPADRVATHHLSVSYASFTGERRLVARTRVVSLTRTVAIADGEVCDASGKLIAKAVGTFGVRRRES encoded by the coding sequence ATGGACACACCGGAGTTCTGGAAGGCCTTCGGGCTATGCGTCGCGTCCGTCAACGACGGCGAGGCGACGCTCGAGATGGACGTCCCCGACTGGGCGATGAGCCCGTTCGGCGCCGTGCACGGCGGCGCCATCTCGATGTTCTTCGACACGGCGCTCGCGGTCGCGATCGTGAGCCGCCTCTCGAGCCCGGCCGATCGCGTCGCGACGCATCATCTCTCGGTCAGCTACGCCTCGTTCACCGGCGAGCGGCGGCTCGTCGCCAGGACGCGCGTGGTGAGCCTCACGCGGACGGTCGCGATCGCCGACGGCGAGGTGTGCGACGCCAGCGGCAAGCTCATCGCGAAGGCGGTGGGGACGTTCGGCGTGCGGCGTCGGGAGTCGTGA
- the dcd gene encoding dCTP deaminase produces the protein MILTRDVIRRELESGRVVIDPLLPDQIGPASIDLHLGDEIRVMHEAPEPVAVTDDTDYQTITEVRTLDKPYALQPGETIHGITRERITLPGDISGWLEGRSRFARLGLMIHVTSGFVAPGVSSRQVLEMSNVAGRTLLIHAGVRLCQIVLQRCEGSAIYQGRFARQDRL, from the coding sequence ATGATCCTCACCCGCGACGTGATCCGGCGCGAGCTCGAGAGCGGCCGGGTCGTGATCGACCCGCTCCTGCCCGATCAGATCGGACCCGCCTCGATCGACCTGCACCTGGGCGACGAGATCCGCGTCATGCACGAGGCCCCCGAGCCGGTTGCGGTCACCGACGACACCGACTACCAGACGATCACCGAGGTCCGGACGCTCGACAAGCCGTACGCGCTGCAACCGGGGGAGACGATCCACGGCATCACGCGCGAGCGCATCACGCTGCCCGGGGACATCAGCGGTTGGCTCGAGGGGCGCAGCCGCTTCGCGCGGCTGGGTCTCATGATCCACGTGACCTCGGGATTCGTCGCACCCGGCGTGTCGAGCCGTCAGGTGCTGGAGATGTCGAACGTGGCCGGTCGCACGCTCCTCATCCATGCCGGCGTCCGTCTGTGCCAGATCGTGCTGCAGCGGTGCGAGGGGAGCGCCATCTACCAGGGCCGGTTCGCCCGCCAGGACCGGCTCTGA